A window of the Zeugodacus cucurbitae isolate PBARC_wt_2022May chromosome 2, idZeuCucr1.2, whole genome shotgun sequence genome harbors these coding sequences:
- the LOC105214363 gene encoding 1-aminocyclopropane-1-carboxylate oxidase isoform X1, whose protein sequence is MLKTKTNDDKVDTLLTKGLVPIIDLAHCGKRYIWTEEAPVRSVVNRVGHQLQKCMNEKGLCLLVNHGISDEKLKTAWDHLDDFVDLPSDVRELYIRTGDDNHGYVRPGVERFNGKTPELRHAFNICTLNAKNLPEEPLPGFAEHISSLAQDFKALSRFILQALAVSLDIPQSFFLEKHSHMLSGDHDNESTLRLLYYPPIIEDTDDKNDFVKGSCIYSYQRCLSDKPDFRPETNPRDEINEVDGNEENKSTTERQLPNGEMIRCGAHTDYGTFTLLAQDSEGGLEVKLPGSEKWQRVGHLPGAILINCGEILSIWTKEKYPALPHRVVIPEQQHIRTRGRHSIAFFCHPDNLTMISPNDLPNTDAGTDTVDKKPRKKSFKAAKEKVYNAYQLIQKRFRETYGQQNSH, encoded by the exons GTGCGTTCAGTTGTGAATCGTGTTGGACATCAGTTACAAAAATGCATGAATGAGAAGGGTCTATGCTTGCTTGTAAATCATGGTATTTCCGATGAAAAG TTGAAAACCGCTTGGGATCATCTAGATGATTTTGTTGACCTACCTAGTGACGTGAGGGAGCTGTACATACGCACCGGAGATGATAATCATGGTTACGTGCGTCCTGGTGTTGAGCGTTTCAATGGCAAAACGCCCGAATTACGTCACGCTTTCAACATTTGCACATTGAATGCAAAAAATCTACCTGAGGAGCCCTTGCCCGGCTTTGCGGAACACATATCTTCATTGGCACAGGATTTCAAAGCGCTTTCGCGCTTCATTCTCCAAGCACTTGCCGTCTCCCTCGACATACCACAGTCGTTCTTCCTCGAGAAACACTCACACATGTTGTCTGGTGATCACGACAATGAGTCCACTCTGCGCTTGCTGTATTACCCACCCATCATCGAGGACACAGATGACAAGAATGACTTTGTCAAAGGCAGTTGCATTTACAGCTACCAGCGCTGCTTGTCAGATAAGCCTGATTTCCGGCCCGAAACAAATCCGCGTGATGAAATCAACGAAGTGGATGGCAATGAAGAGAACAAGAGCACCACCGAACGCCAATTGCCTAATGGCGAGATGATACGCTGTGGTGCGCACACAGATTACGGTACATTTACATTATTGGCACAAGACTCCGAGGGTGGACTGGAGGTGAAACTGCCCGGTAGTGAAAAGTGGCAACGTGTTGGACACTTGCCTGGTGCCATACTGATAAACTGCGGTGAAATCTTATCCATATGGACAAAGGAAAAATATCCCGCATTG CCCCACCGTGTTGTGATACCAGAGCAACAGCATATACGTACGCGAGGACGCCACTCAATAGCATTCTTCTGCCATCCAG ATAACCTGACTATGATATCACCAAATGATCTGCCCAACACCGACGCCGGCACAGACACAGTCGACAAGAAACCGCGCAAAAAGTCATTCAAAGCGGCGAAAGAGAA GGTCTACAACGCTTACCAGTTGATCCAGAAGAGATTCCGAGAGACGTATGGACAGCAAAACTCGCACTGA
- the LOC105214363 gene encoding 1-aminocyclopropane-1-carboxylate oxidase isoform X2 → MLKTKTNDDKVDTLLTKGLVPIIDLAHCGTEEAPVRSVVNRVGHQLQKCMNEKGLCLLVNHGISDEKLKTAWDHLDDFVDLPSDVRELYIRTGDDNHGYVRPGVERFNGKTPELRHAFNICTLNAKNLPEEPLPGFAEHISSLAQDFKALSRFILQALAVSLDIPQSFFLEKHSHMLSGDHDNESTLRLLYYPPIIEDTDDKNDFVKGSCIYSYQRCLSDKPDFRPETNPRDEINEVDGNEENKSTTERQLPNGEMIRCGAHTDYGTFTLLAQDSEGGLEVKLPGSEKWQRVGHLPGAILINCGEILSIWTKEKYPALPHRVVIPEQQHIRTRGRHSIAFFCHPDNLTMISPNDLPNTDAGTDTVDKKPRKKSFKAAKEKVYNAYQLIQKRFRETYGQQNSH, encoded by the exons GTGCGTTCAGTTGTGAATCGTGTTGGACATCAGTTACAAAAATGCATGAATGAGAAGGGTCTATGCTTGCTTGTAAATCATGGTATTTCCGATGAAAAG TTGAAAACCGCTTGGGATCATCTAGATGATTTTGTTGACCTACCTAGTGACGTGAGGGAGCTGTACATACGCACCGGAGATGATAATCATGGTTACGTGCGTCCTGGTGTTGAGCGTTTCAATGGCAAAACGCCCGAATTACGTCACGCTTTCAACATTTGCACATTGAATGCAAAAAATCTACCTGAGGAGCCCTTGCCCGGCTTTGCGGAACACATATCTTCATTGGCACAGGATTTCAAAGCGCTTTCGCGCTTCATTCTCCAAGCACTTGCCGTCTCCCTCGACATACCACAGTCGTTCTTCCTCGAGAAACACTCACACATGTTGTCTGGTGATCACGACAATGAGTCCACTCTGCGCTTGCTGTATTACCCACCCATCATCGAGGACACAGATGACAAGAATGACTTTGTCAAAGGCAGTTGCATTTACAGCTACCAGCGCTGCTTGTCAGATAAGCCTGATTTCCGGCCCGAAACAAATCCGCGTGATGAAATCAACGAAGTGGATGGCAATGAAGAGAACAAGAGCACCACCGAACGCCAATTGCCTAATGGCGAGATGATACGCTGTGGTGCGCACACAGATTACGGTACATTTACATTATTGGCACAAGACTCCGAGGGTGGACTGGAGGTGAAACTGCCCGGTAGTGAAAAGTGGCAACGTGTTGGACACTTGCCTGGTGCCATACTGATAAACTGCGGTGAAATCTTATCCATATGGACAAAGGAAAAATATCCCGCATTG CCCCACCGTGTTGTGATACCAGAGCAACAGCATATACGTACGCGAGGACGCCACTCAATAGCATTCTTCTGCCATCCAG ATAACCTGACTATGATATCACCAAATGATCTGCCCAACACCGACGCCGGCACAGACACAGTCGACAAGAAACCGCGCAAAAAGTCATTCAAAGCGGCGAAAGAGAA GGTCTACAACGCTTACCAGTTGATCCAGAAGAGATTCCGAGAGACGTATGGACAGCAAAACTCGCACTGA